The DNA segment CTGGAAAACATGCATGTAGGATTTTCCTACGCTTCTCGGAATTGGTCTAGCTTAACGATGGACACACGTGCATGCAGTAATCCTAAGTTAATCGTTATAGGTTCGACAtgacttgaaatgcttaattGCTAACACATGCAAGTAAAAAAACCAGAACTAGGCCCTACTTGAAGGGTTAAGCATtacattatttaattattatttattttatcgtcTCCTTGATGGGTACGTTTGTTCTCGGGGTAAGTTTGAACTATCATATTATATTCTATTTTATGGATTAAAGACAAGGTCATGTCCATATATTTCGCCATAATCAGTCTAAATTGTAGCGAAAAGGGATACCAATCTGATTAAATTTCAGCACaatcttcttttatttatatatatatatattaattacttttaataaattattacaGTTTAATTGGTATTAATATTAccttaattataattaaactAAGCTCACTATCGTAATGTTGATCGCACTGCATCTATTCGATCGTTCCAGTAAAGACGCACATCTCTTCTGCTTCTTGGGTGGAAAAGGTTTGGCTCCATCGTGTCCAATGATCGATGATGGCTTTACaacgaaaagtaaaacattacaccaataaaattaaattttaaaatcttAACAACATTTCATCACAACTCACTAGTATTCAGGTCCACTTTCAAAAACAATAGGCTGCCGGTTGGTGTTCCATTTTTTAGCAaacagtaacagcagcagagCGCCTAATATAAAGCCCAACTTAACGATGTACCAGATGTAAAGCGCAACCGTCCAGCCAGTAGGAGCGTCTAGAATAAAatcgtttaaaaataaaataaaataaagacaaAGCATGCTTCTAGATGTAATCATTCTATTTGTATTCCTTACATATTCCGTAACTGTACTTGAGTGGCTTTatccgatgatgatggtcatGATGCGtccttgcaaatacacatccTACGATGAGCATCAGACTGATCAGTAACAAAACCCAACGGCTAGACATGACTTGCTACCGGTAAAAGAGCTTATGACTGACTGATTCGGCACAGCACACGCGCGAAGGATCCTTCCAAACTCTCCCTCGATCCAGTGATCGATGCACTTGAACTTTCGTGAGATGTTGGGATAGAAGGGGAGGCGATTAGAAGACGTATGCTAATTGAGGATGAGTTTAACGTAAaccagcaacaatgttgtgGAGGGGAGATTTTGCTTGATTTTATTGGAACTCTTCTTGTAGGAGCCAAACAGGACGTAATATGTAACTTtagtaaaaaaaggaaatacaGATACGGCTTTGGAACAATAAATAGTagaatttatttcaatgtacaaatatataataaataaatattaaaatataaataaatatctaATACTAGCCACAATATAAAACATCACGTATctattcaaataaatgatcCATCGATGGATATCGATCATCTCCAGCTCCAGAATGCCGCGCACTCCACTGCTGTTCTGCCTCCCTTTGCCGCACAAGCCCAAGATGGATAAGAAGGTAGGTTTTGAAGAAAATCACAATGTAGTACGTAAACGCTGCAATAGCGGCCGCATGCGATCCAAACACAAGCTCGGGAAATCCTGTAACAATCGAAAGAgcaattgaaacatttaatGTATCGCATTCtatttttctatattttctTTCACTTACCATACTCATTAAAATCTTCATGATGTCCCCGACCGGAAACGGCAACGCTTGTATCGGTGCTGCTGGATTCATCGAACTCCCCGTCATCAAGTGCGCCGATCGTGGTTGCTAGCCAACCAAGCAGTACAGCAATCGCATACATCGTGTACGACGACATCGTGCAGCTTCCGCATCCACAGACGATCGTTCACTGAGAGCGGTTCATTGTGGGGGACCGTTACCGTTAGCAACGATCGCTCCTTTACTCCCTCCATCCACGATCAATTAGAGCTTCGATTTTGGGTGTCTCTTTCAAATCCTTCGACAGATGTCTATCGAACGTTTAGCTCGACAGCTCAGTAGTGCCTTGATCTTCAAAGATGTGCAATAAGAGAGTAGTAGCCTTGATCTTCATACTTGAAGCAACCATTACATTAGTAGCAGCCAATGCAGACACTTCATTGGAGTCAAGGAGACACTCCAGTCGTAAGTGGAATGAGCCGAATAAAAACACTGTTGAGTAGAATTAAAATCATGGGAATCTTCTACCTTCCAGCCTACCCATACGCCTGGCGCTGGTGGATCGCACACAGTGTGCTGTTGATCATAAAGGGTGGCTTTTGGTTGACGGTGTTCATAATCGTGGTGTTGTTTAAAGCATTCCCCGCAAAGCAGAGCTGCTGCTCTGGACCAATCATTCTGGATGAACCAACATTcgatcatcatcttcatcacgATCTTTCGCCGACTGGCTGGGGACGACAAGCAGATCGAGGGCTTTCAGCTGCAGATTTGCAGCGCTATTGGAAAGATAGGCTAGAAGCTAGTGTAAACCATTTGCTTCAAATTTAGATTGCGTTATTTTGTtatacaataaataaacattaagACCACAAGCTCCAATGCACACACATTCAGTTTCATACACAATAGAGAAAAGCATGTCTGTTTTGTTCTCTTAAGATCACGCAAGCGCAGTCTCTACACGCATCGTAGATCACATCTTGCTCGCACGGTAGCTCCGTTCGAGTCATTTTAAATCTTCCCTCAGTAGGAAGCTCTCCACACCAACAATGTACATCAAACTATGTCTCTGTGCACTGTTTTTGATGTTTCTAGTAGCTTTAACGAGCAGTGTAAATCATGCAGATAGCACTGCTGGATCCAATACTTCATCCCAGCTACAAATATCGATACACAAACGGCCAGTCAAACATCGCCACAAGATATCTGGTAAGTTTTGTACAAATCTAATTCATTAAAAAGTTGTTTAAAGACATctgtttttaatgtttcagTAATAAAAACCATTCAGTAcctgcttgtgtttgtgtacattaCACAAACATGGCTGTTTTTCAAAGTGGTACTGCTCGCAGCTATCTTAAGCCCTTCACTAACGAAGCAATACTTCGCGACTACTCCATACACGTGAGACAAGCGCTTTGAAGATTTAATacgtaatttattttaaaattaactcTTACAAACAGTGTAATAAATATCTTAACAACAATTTCCGCGTGAACCTCTTTCTTACCGTGGCCATCGCCAGTCATCTCCATCCGTATCACTTAGTGCATTTGGTTGCTGAAACCACCCGGCTGTTCCATCCTTTCTATGCGATAGCTCACACTGGTAAAGCTTGCGACATTGAGCCGAGCTACGAACGGTCGCTTTTGGACGATAGGCACGAAACACTTCATATCCTGGGGCGGCCAACGCTCTCCACAGCTCCGGCACCCGTTTGCCTTCGAGATAGAGCTCACACACGATGCGCCTTCGGCATGTGTCGTCTTCGATGTCGAGCTGGTTGAAAATTAGCTCCGCCAAGCCCGAATTCTCTTCGGAAATAGCTCTCCTCTTACGACGACCCCAACCAAAGCCTGGCGGCTGATGGTAGGTCGGTTCACCGGACCCGGTCCACTTGGACCAGTAGTACCCATCGCCGAACACGTGCATCGCCACCAGTACGATCCAGATCTTAAGCTTGATCGCGATGACCGTCGATAGGTCCGTGAACCAAGGCCACCCTGCAAGAAGGAAAGGAGATAACAGATTGCTAATACTCCCTTCAAATAGTGAACTAATCTACTTACAGTATCGGAAGATGTCTTCATAATGATCGTACCTGGCCTCAACCAGTGCACCCGCAGTGGAGTTAGATCCTTCCGTTCCCTCTCCAACGACGACAACCACTGCCGACAAAGCAAGCAGAGCGACAGCTGACAGGTAACGCTCCATCTCAGGATGGACGATCGTTTGAAAATGACCCGATCAGATGCTTCACCTCGATGCGATCGCCCAGTTGGCCGGAAAGGAAAACCAAAATAGAAGCATCTGACACAATCTTCTTCCTTCTCCAGCACCGCCAAACTCCAAAAGTTATGGTGCTAAATGTCGCATGTGTGGCAAGGAAGAAAGTACGCTACTTCCATATTGCGCATATCGCTGGTCTGGCGCTGTCTGGCGCTGTGGCTTAAAACGTTAAAGCATAATTAACACCATCCTTTAACTGGGGAGGGCGAGCGATGGGAGACATGTAGGCATGTTAGTAATCGGGATATTTTCTACCCGGAAAGTGGTGCACATTCACTTTCATTTCAGCACCACTTTTTGTTGACACTTTCTTATCGATCGCTGGTTTTCTAATGCACAGTGTGGTGAATATCGCAGTGCTGAAACTTCTTCGTGCTTACGGCCTTCTTTGCGTAACTTACGCAACTTAGAAACGGTGATGACGGTTACCGGAACCGGAGAATGGAAAAAGAGTGCTCGGTTGCGCAATTGGATTGCGTAAAGTTGTTCTTAACaatgattcgttttttttcctatcgTTGGGGTTCCACGGGGAATCGTTTTTGTTACCTTTGCATGAtcaaccttcttcttcttctttggcacaacaaccgctgtcggtcaaggcctgcctgtactcaCTAgggaagtgagcttggctttcagtgacttgttgttaccatagcaggatagtcagtcctacgtatgggggcacggtctattcgggacttgaacccatgacgggtatgttaaGCCATGTTATGTTATGATCAACCATTGGTGTTTTAATTTGCATCTTCTTTGTTACTGCTTTTAGataagtttatttatttatttttttttttttggttgttttcctttttctgtctttaattttttattactattttagCTTTGTTCACTTACTAGTTCTTTTTAGcgtatttgttgtttgttcaaTTAATGCTAGCAACGTTTTTCAGTGCTTTAGTCTtttgatttgttgttgtttatgttttagtttgaatatactacttgtaattattatgtgttatttgtttggtttatgTACTATTAATTTGTTGGAATAGGTTtgctattttgtttattaatttatttctttttttatattttatttttatataattttgtttaagtgatttatttaatttattatattgCATACTCTTACAGTTATATCTGTTTTTATGATTATTCTATTTCAATAACAATCatttaatatttctttttatcttAAAATATCGTCGTTTGTTAGTTAATTAATTCTCAGCTTGCAGTAAATAAAACTTTTTAGCATGATCATAAGTCCTATCTGCTCTCTAGCTCTATCAACCCTCTCCCAATCAaatacttttgttttgtgtatcaAAAGTAAGTCACACTTAAGCTAACCGTATTTACTAGACGAATCGTTCAGTAGCAACCAAACAATAGCTTCATTCAATATTAATTTATCCCTTCGATGCACCTCACCATACTCGGAGTATTTTGTGGAATTCTCATCCTCAATGATCCACATCGCCATccaaaaaggtaaaacaacaaGCTTTACCCGTTACCAAAAACATCTCCACGTGTTCGACGTTTCTGGTCCATATTTTGAGCCCTCCCTGAATATGGCATGGTTCCGATGGGGGATCGTGTTCCGCTAATTTCCACCCAGCGGAAGAAAGTGAGATGCCATCCccccacagacacacatacacaacaccCGTCCGGA comes from the Anopheles coluzzii chromosome 2, AcolN3, whole genome shotgun sequence genome and includes:
- the LOC120953751 gene encoding uncharacterized protein LOC120953751 → MCNKRVVALIFILEATITLVAANADTSLESRRHSSPYPYAWRWWIAHSVLLIIKGGFWLTVFIIVVLFKAFPAKQSCCSGPIILDEPTFDHHLHHDLSPTGWGRQADRGLSAADLQRYWKDRLEASVNHLLQI
- the LOC120951340 gene encoding uncharacterized protein LOC120951340; this translates as MERYLSAVALLALSAVVVVVGEGTEGSNSTAGALVEARYDHYEDIFRYWWPWFTDLSTVIAIKLKIWIVLVAMHVFGDGYYWSKWTGSGEPTYHQPPGFGWGRRKRRAISEENSGLAELIFNQLDIEDDTCRRRIVCELYLEGKRVPELWRALAAPGYEVFRAYRPKATVRSSAQCRKLYQCELSHRKDGTAGWFQQPNALSDTDGDDWRWPR